From a region of the Halolamina sp. CBA1230 genome:
- a CDS encoding ScpA family protein — translation MSDDEFSLDIAGHEPGDPGVDDDLVSGDRPRDNAAPNENADEEDGEVEPVEVLVNLAEEGEIDPWDIDIVAVTDAFLDELDAADLRASGRALFYASVLLRMKSDAMLGNDEPDEPEPEPWEMAMAGEAPPPDEDGGFDPVDQLEAEMDRRLERKSTRGTPETLDELVRELRDAERGSWWKESRSYDTTDSPRGYSRGPQTLDYHAGDDFRRDEEPTEDDVTGTTHTEDIDEVIADVGDALTERYDRGRDEVLFAEVRDAGGKPVMTYLALLFLSNRGDVRLNQDDLFGDLWVRDPAAVEAEGPGGAGVVEDEADDDTAAESGAGEPTAAED, via the coding sequence GTGAGCGACGACGAGTTCTCGCTCGACATCGCGGGCCACGAGCCCGGCGATCCGGGCGTCGACGACGACCTCGTGAGCGGCGATCGTCCGCGGGACAACGCGGCGCCGAACGAGAACGCCGACGAGGAGGACGGCGAAGTCGAGCCAGTCGAGGTGCTCGTCAACCTCGCCGAGGAGGGCGAGATCGACCCGTGGGACATCGACATCGTCGCCGTCACCGACGCGTTCCTCGACGAACTCGACGCCGCGGACCTCCGGGCGTCGGGGCGGGCGCTGTTCTACGCCTCGGTGCTGCTGCGGATGAAATCCGACGCGATGCTGGGTAACGACGAGCCCGACGAGCCCGAACCCGAGCCCTGGGAGATGGCGATGGCGGGGGAGGCGCCGCCGCCCGACGAGGACGGCGGGTTCGACCCGGTCGACCAGCTGGAGGCCGAGATGGACCGCCGGCTGGAACGCAAATCCACCCGCGGGACGCCCGAGACGCTGGACGAACTGGTCCGGGAGCTCCGTGACGCCGAGCGCGGGAGCTGGTGGAAGGAGTCCCGCAGCTACGACACGACCGACTCCCCGCGGGGGTACTCGCGTGGCCCGCAGACGCTCGACTACCACGCCGGCGACGACTTCCGGCGCGACGAGGAGCCGACCGAGGACGACGTCACCGGCACCACCCACACCGAGGACATCGACGAGGTGATCGCCGACGTGGGCGACGCGCTGACCGAGCGCTACGACCGGGGCCGCGACGAGGTGCTGTTCGCGGAGGTGCGCGACGCCGGCGGCAAGCCCGTAATGACCTATTTGGCCCTCCTCTTCCTCTCGAACCGTGGCGACGTACGGCTGAACCAGGACGACCTGTTCGGCGACCTCTGGGTGCGGGACCCCGCAGCCGTCGAGGCCGAGGGACCCGGCGGCGCGGGGGTCGTCGAGGACGAGGCGGACGACGACACGGCGGCGGAGTCCGGCGCTGGGGAGCCCACGGCGGCGGAGGACTGA